A genomic segment from Curtobacterium sp. MCSS17_007 encodes:
- a CDS encoding DUF3592 domain-containing protein, with protein sequence MTTSGLVELGHFGVPGWGFAVVAVLGLSYGAALVRVGPAGCLMPTVLFLGSFVVLGILISRASDWGPLQYGWLPAVLAGAFLARMLFPNVGPRRRKEAAGRGLRTAGGEWLREAGPVMLCVGAFCVAAMGALLHGEGDEALRYDDALRRTGVVVTGEVVHVERVHFTGYKGRGHTEYTPVTRQRFDGVEYETTLDEYTVSSDPDYYRVGQRLQIMVDPDDPTIAGVRSEELHGMFVRNVDDGRNYAFTALPLLAVGAPLLAVQTVEGITRKIRTRHTRRWAKARRQVLAARRRARRLAAGVASAHRVGSPPPSVARLPRKPRSPAE encoded by the coding sequence GTGACCACCAGCGGACTGGTCGAGCTCGGGCACTTCGGCGTCCCGGGGTGGGGATTCGCCGTCGTCGCCGTCCTCGGCCTCAGCTACGGCGCTGCACTCGTGCGCGTCGGACCGGCGGGGTGCCTCATGCCCACGGTGCTGTTCCTCGGGAGCTTCGTGGTCCTGGGCATCCTCATCAGTCGTGCGTCGGATTGGGGGCCGCTGCAGTACGGGTGGCTGCCCGCGGTGCTCGCCGGTGCCTTCCTCGCTCGGATGCTGTTCCCGAACGTCGGGCCGCGGAGGCGCAAAGAGGCGGCGGGCCGCGGGTTGCGCACGGCAGGCGGGGAGTGGCTGCGTGAAGCCGGACCGGTCATGCTGTGCGTCGGTGCGTTCTGCGTCGCCGCGATGGGGGCGCTCCTGCACGGCGAGGGCGATGAAGCGCTGCGCTACGACGATGCGCTCCGGAGGACCGGTGTGGTCGTCACGGGTGAGGTGGTGCACGTCGAGCGTGTGCACTTCACGGGCTACAAGGGGCGCGGGCACACCGAGTACACGCCGGTGACGCGGCAACGGTTCGACGGCGTGGAGTACGAGACGACGCTCGACGAGTACACGGTGTCGAGTGATCCGGACTACTACCGCGTCGGGCAGCGTCTGCAGATCATGGTCGACCCGGATGATCCGACGATCGCCGGGGTCCGATCCGAGGAACTGCACGGGATGTTCGTGCGCAACGTCGACGACGGTCGCAACTACGCATTCACCGCGCTGCCGCTGCTGGCGGTGGGAGCGCCGCTCCTCGCGGTGCAGACGGTCGAGGGCATCACCCGGAAGATCCGCACCAGGCACACTCGGCGGTGGGCGAAGGCCCGGCGGCAGGTGCTCGCGGCCAGACGTCGCGCGCGCCGGCTGGCTGCCGGAGTCGCGTCAGCTCACCGCGTCGGATCTCCCCCGCCGAGCGTCGCGCGTCTGCCCCGGAAGCCGCGCTCGCCGGCCGAGTGA
- a CDS encoding NUDIX domain-containing protein, with translation MSGGPTGPVVAAGAVVWRERDGVPLVLLVHRDHHQDVSLPKGKVDPGESVPTTAVREIAEETGYRVHLGAPLGTAEYVLPSGRDKVVHYWSARVGSKEYERAGKFRPNDEVAAIEWVTIDQARARLTYERDVAILDRFADRVAAGEHRTFALIALRHAKTVPGSDWDGPDATRPLLPVGRSQAKAVAAPVAAFGPKKIVSSTAARCLATVEPLSARTKVGVSSTADISQDAHDRGAADVKGVVQKRIAKAKSAVLCSHGPVLPDIIARIASATADDRRRFDLRRAAMLSVGDFAVLHIAGEKLVAVETHRNTIPA, from the coding sequence GTGAGCGGCGGCCCCACGGGGCCCGTCGTCGCGGCGGGCGCGGTCGTCTGGCGCGAACGGGACGGCGTCCCGCTGGTGCTGCTCGTCCACCGGGACCACCACCAGGACGTCTCGCTGCCGAAGGGCAAGGTCGACCCTGGTGAGAGCGTGCCCACCACCGCCGTGCGCGAGATCGCCGAGGAGACCGGGTACCGCGTCCACCTCGGTGCGCCGCTCGGAACGGCGGAGTACGTCCTGCCGAGCGGCCGCGACAAGGTGGTCCACTACTGGTCCGCGCGGGTCGGTTCGAAGGAGTACGAACGAGCGGGCAAGTTCCGCCCGAACGACGAGGTCGCGGCGATCGAGTGGGTGACCATCGACCAGGCACGCGCGCGACTCACCTACGAGCGCGACGTCGCGATCCTCGACCGGTTCGCCGACCGCGTCGCAGCGGGAGAGCACCGGACCTTCGCCCTCATCGCCCTCCGGCACGCGAAGACCGTGCCCGGCTCCGACTGGGACGGCCCCGACGCCACCCGGCCCCTCCTGCCCGTCGGGCGGTCGCAGGCCAAGGCTGTCGCGGCACCGGTCGCGGCCTTCGGTCCGAAGAAGATCGTGAGCAGCACGGCGGCGCGGTGCCTCGCGACCGTCGAGCCGCTCTCCGCACGCACCAAGGTCGGTGTCTCGAGCACGGCGGACATCAGCCAGGACGCCCACGACCGCGGTGCCGCGGACGTCAAGGGCGTCGTGCAGAAACGCATCGCCAAGGCGAAGTCCGCGGTGCTCTGCTCCCACGGCCCGGTCCTGCCGGACATCATCGCCCGCATCGCCTCGGCCACCGCAGACGACCGTCGCCGCTTCGACCTGCGCCGGGCCGCGATGCTGTCGGTGGGCGACTTCGCCGTGCTCCACATCGCGGGCGAGAAGCTCGTCGCCGTCGAGACGCACCGCAACACGATCCCAGCCTGA
- a CDS encoding DUF6531 domain-containing protein, giving the protein MAQIHANMDPIEFDDATADALQSAMKSAAGAINGQRGSRRSYVSTASQEFRGRFAQLFSSNADVADSDADRIADALEKVAGWVGQMKEAAAKERDNRRRAREWQAREDERNGFQDFWNDTFHYDPMPDIKNEAPPSYEQPDVRARPRETPSPGSGGGGGGGTSSARPSDLRSFATGSVSLNSALEGRPAALRGKLSDFAAKCSWGHIDADGVVTAFEQWLDANDQDAKWATTIADAFTAAGGEGNVSTVADSALAAALAAAGVSETRQDLQFEPPTAYGAQPTTGFSMDPVNTTTGNFLEPELDLGFTGASASLEVTRMYNSLDEHVGIFGPGWSSILETRLLLDDDGATFVGADGRQVRFPRSGEGWDRGVGENRWLAAEGDLLVVRDNAGVRIDFTRSGLWTGQRGGTGTGIRVVRGADDLVTRLEHERGRWVEIDHVNGRVAVLRASDGRRIEYGYDDRGRLVSVTDPVGTRRYGWNDDDLIATVTSAAGVVEVDNTYDDQRRVVEQVSPHGRAVRFAYLPGRVTVVSDHDGSRANSYIADAKGRLVGVIDSDDRRQSMSYDRHGNLVSAIERDGSVTVHAYDERGRRTRTVTPSGGDITYGYDDQDRVTTVVTEAGAVVSYEYRDDDRDPSVIVDPVGGRTELTWTNGVLTHVVDPTEVVLDLEHDDFGELVATTNAVGDTARIERDAAGRPVAAVSPSGARTEYRWDAAGLLVERRDADGAVWRYEHTAGGRVAAVTDPLGARTTFEYAASGELATTVDPLGRRVTRTLDDQGNVAALALPGDAVWTFAHDGLSRLQAVTDPTGATWRHEYDANGGLAATVDPTGVRQEVAHDVATGVATLRDAFSATTVRFDEFGRPVERTSDETGSELVTYDAAGRPVELVDGEGGLTHIERDLGGRVTAIVSPFGARATYEYDACGRPSAAVDATGARTTLTYDADSRVVARTLPTGEVEETTYDAVGRVVAQTTVGSGTSRYRYDRAGRLVSVHDTRFGQRRFRYDAAGQLVEAVDGLGGTTRFAYDERGRLIEVTDPSGGVTRRRYDAADRLVAAVDPLGRETTARYDAAGRQVEQTDPEGRTTSWTFDAAGRATEVLVDGQLVSETRRDAVDRTIVVTDHTRGAGRTVDHELEYDRRGLLVRRSRGGRSVRWEYDADGNRTARIDPTGMRTEWRRDAAGRAVAVERQGLAAVTFAYDAAGRIVQASTGDVVQSWSYERGALVAHTTTTPEGATVTRIERDDEGRITAIDGPDGRVEYAYDEAGQLVRASDSEWEYGDGGRLLREVVDGSETIFEYDAAGQLNASVRDGERTEYLYDGLGRRVRRSRADGSTEEYAWSDLGSLTAVVSRDRSYDESGRVEVWTDVLGEIADVSGAEVWWDSAAPLPAMVSIGAESVLDLPGGAVALGEAWSTAGWRSARSTDPSDPWAVLASVEGSALPTGVSLTADGGLSIAGLEWLGARVYDPAARGFLSTDPLAPVLGAAWSGNPYSYAGNDPMHAIDPLGLRPATDEDLAAYRDANQGIFGAVRDWADENSELISNIAIGVGVVLAVGAMFTPLGPVVALAVAAGSGAALAGGFSIKKNRGADGRVDWGKVGEDTLVGAAAGAAGGGAAIGLAKAAPAASLALGSGARGVASQAFSSAGRGAIASGTSGAVNNVGDYYFNDDIKDKDPLGYATAAATGFGTGAASSIATGRLSGSFVNSFGITSTVGRELAGNAVSSGVGVVSSEVNEAIRPGGDPSLGNIIQTFTTGAAQGGDGPTVGVRRRW; this is encoded by the coding sequence ATGGCCCAGATCCACGCGAACATGGATCCGATCGAGTTCGACGACGCGACGGCCGATGCGTTGCAGAGCGCGATGAAGTCCGCGGCGGGGGCGATCAACGGCCAGCGCGGTTCCCGTCGCTCCTACGTGTCCACGGCGTCGCAGGAGTTCCGCGGCCGCTTCGCCCAGTTGTTCTCGTCGAACGCCGACGTGGCCGACTCCGACGCCGACCGCATCGCGGATGCGCTCGAGAAGGTCGCCGGATGGGTCGGCCAGATGAAGGAGGCTGCGGCGAAGGAGCGGGACAACCGCAGGCGTGCTCGCGAGTGGCAGGCGCGTGAGGACGAGCGGAACGGGTTCCAGGACTTCTGGAACGACACCTTCCACTACGACCCGATGCCGGACATCAAGAACGAGGCGCCGCCGTCCTACGAGCAGCCGGACGTGCGCGCGCGGCCCCGTGAGACGCCGAGCCCGGGTTCGGGTGGAGGCGGAGGCGGTGGGACGTCGTCGGCGCGACCGAGCGACCTCCGCTCCTTCGCGACCGGGTCGGTGTCGCTGAACAGCGCCCTCGAAGGACGACCCGCCGCGTTGCGGGGCAAGCTCTCGGACTTCGCCGCCAAGTGCTCGTGGGGTCACATCGACGCCGACGGGGTCGTCACCGCCTTCGAGCAGTGGCTCGACGCGAACGACCAGGACGCGAAGTGGGCCACCACGATCGCGGACGCCTTCACCGCGGCAGGCGGCGAGGGCAACGTCTCGACCGTCGCGGACTCTGCGCTCGCCGCGGCCCTCGCCGCCGCCGGTGTCTCCGAGACCCGCCAGGACCTGCAGTTCGAGCCGCCGACGGCGTACGGCGCGCAGCCCACGACGGGGTTCTCCATGGACCCGGTCAACACCACGACCGGCAACTTCCTCGAACCGGAGCTCGACCTCGGGTTCACCGGCGCCTCGGCCTCGCTCGAGGTCACCCGCATGTACAACTCCCTCGACGAGCACGTCGGGATCTTCGGCCCGGGGTGGTCGTCGATCCTCGAGACGCGCCTGCTCCTCGACGACGACGGGGCGACGTTCGTCGGTGCCGACGGCCGTCAGGTCCGCTTCCCGCGTTCCGGTGAGGGCTGGGACCGCGGTGTCGGCGAGAACCGCTGGCTCGCCGCCGAAGGCGACCTGCTCGTCGTGCGCGACAACGCCGGCGTCCGGATCGACTTCACCCGGTCCGGCCTCTGGACCGGGCAGCGCGGCGGCACCGGTACCGGGATCCGGGTGGTCCGCGGTGCCGACGACCTCGTCACCCGTCTCGAGCACGAACGCGGCCGCTGGGTCGAGATCGATCACGTGAACGGGCGCGTCGCGGTCCTCCGGGCGTCCGACGGCCGGCGGATCGAGTACGGCTACGACGACCGCGGACGCCTCGTCAGCGTGACCGACCCCGTCGGTACCCGCCGTTACGGGTGGAACGACGACGACCTCATCGCCACGGTGACGTCGGCCGCAGGCGTCGTCGAGGTCGACAACACGTACGACGACCAGCGTCGCGTGGTCGAACAGGTCAGTCCGCACGGCCGAGCGGTGCGCTTCGCCTACCTGCCCGGTCGTGTCACGGTCGTCTCCGACCACGACGGGTCGCGGGCGAACTCCTACATCGCCGACGCGAAGGGGCGGCTCGTCGGCGTCATCGACTCCGACGACCGACGGCAGTCGATGAGCTACGACCGGCACGGCAACCTGGTGTCGGCCATCGAACGCGACGGGTCCGTCACGGTCCACGCGTACGACGAGCGTGGTCGGAGGACCCGTACGGTGACCCCCTCGGGCGGTGACATCACCTACGGGTACGACGATCAGGACCGGGTGACCACCGTCGTCACCGAGGCCGGCGCGGTCGTGTCCTACGAGTACCGCGACGACGACCGCGACCCGTCCGTCATCGTCGACCCGGTCGGCGGACGCACCGAGCTCACGTGGACGAACGGGGTCCTCACCCACGTCGTCGACCCGACCGAGGTCGTCCTCGACCTCGAGCACGACGACTTCGGTGAGCTGGTCGCGACCACGAACGCAGTCGGTGACACCGCCCGCATCGAGCGTGACGCAGCTGGTCGTCCGGTCGCTGCGGTCAGCCCGTCCGGCGCCCGGACCGAGTACCGATGGGACGCAGCGGGGCTCCTCGTCGAGCGCCGCGACGCCGACGGTGCCGTCTGGCGGTACGAGCACACGGCCGGTGGTCGGGTGGCAGCGGTCACCGATCCGCTCGGTGCCCGCACCACCTTCGAGTACGCGGCGAGCGGCGAGCTCGCGACGACCGTCGACCCCCTGGGTCGGCGGGTCACGCGGACGCTCGACGACCAGGGGAACGTCGCCGCGCTCGCCCTGCCGGGTGACGCGGTCTGGACGTTCGCGCACGATGGGTTGTCGCGCCTCCAGGCCGTCACCGACCCGACGGGCGCGACGTGGCGGCACGAGTACGACGCGAACGGAGGCCTCGCGGCCACCGTCGACCCGACCGGCGTGCGACAGGAGGTCGCACACGACGTCGCGACCGGCGTCGCGACCCTGCGCGATGCGTTCTCCGCGACCACCGTCCGCTTCGACGAGTTCGGGCGGCCCGTCGAGCGGACGAGTGACGAGACTGGTTCCGAGCTCGTGACGTACGACGCAGCCGGCAGGCCCGTCGAACTCGTCGACGGCGAGGGCGGCCTGACGCACATCGAGCGCGACCTGGGTGGGCGGGTGACCGCGATCGTCAGCCCGTTCGGCGCCCGCGCCACCTACGAGTACGACGCCTGCGGGCGCCCGTCCGCAGCGGTCGACGCGACGGGAGCGCGGACGACGCTCACGTACGATGCGGACTCCCGCGTCGTCGCCCGCACGTTGCCCACCGGCGAGGTCGAGGAGACCACCTACGACGCGGTCGGCCGCGTAGTCGCGCAGACGACCGTGGGGTCCGGTACGAGCCGGTACCGCTACGACCGGGCCGGGAGGCTCGTCTCCGTCCACGACACACGCTTCGGTCAGCGGCGGTTCCGCTACGACGCCGCGGGGCAGCTGGTCGAGGCCGTCGACGGGCTCGGGGGCACCACCCGCTTCGCCTACGACGAGCGGGGTCGGCTCATCGAGGTCACGGACCCCTCCGGCGGTGTCACGCGGCGTCGGTACGACGCAGCAGACCGCCTCGTCGCGGCCGTCGACCCGCTCGGGCGTGAGACGACGGCACGGTACGACGCGGCCGGCCGCCAGGTGGAGCAGACCGACCCCGAAGGGCGGACCACCAGCTGGACCTTCGACGCCGCCGGCCGCGCGACCGAGGTCCTGGTCGACGGACAGCTGGTGAGCGAGACTCGACGCGACGCCGTCGACCGCACCATCGTCGTCACCGATCACACGCGTGGCGCGGGACGGACGGTTGACCACGAGCTCGAGTACGACCGCCGCGGGCTCCTCGTCCGACGGAGCCGCGGCGGACGTTCCGTGCGGTGGGAGTACGACGCCGACGGCAACCGGACCGCGCGGATCGACCCGACGGGCATGCGGACCGAGTGGCGCCGGGACGCAGCGGGTCGTGCTGTCGCTGTCGAGCGGCAAGGGCTCGCCGCGGTGACCTTCGCCTACGACGCAGCAGGCCGGATCGTCCAAGCGTCGACCGGTGACGTCGTCCAGTCGTGGTCGTACGAGCGCGGCGCACTGGTCGCGCACACGACGACGACGCCCGAGGGTGCGACGGTCACGCGCATCGAGCGCGACGACGAGGGCCGGATCACCGCGATCGACGGTCCGGACGGACGCGTGGAGTACGCGTACGACGAGGCCGGACAGCTCGTCCGTGCGAGTGACTCCGAGTGGGAGTACGGCGACGGCGGGCGGCTGCTCCGCGAAGTCGTTGACGGTTCGGAGACGATCTTCGAGTACGACGCTGCCGGGCAGCTCAACGCGTCCGTCCGTGATGGGGAGCGGACGGAGTACCTGTACGACGGACTCGGCCGACGGGTCCGGCGTAGCCGTGCCGATGGGTCGACCGAGGAGTACGCGTGGTCCGACCTCGGGTCCCTGACCGCCGTCGTCTCGCGGGACCGCTCGTACGACGAGAGCGGTCGGGTGGAGGTGTGGACCGATGTGCTCGGAGAAATCGCCGACGTGAGCGGTGCCGAGGTGTGGTGGGACTCCGCCGCGCCCCTGCCGGCGATGGTGTCGATCGGCGCGGAGAGCGTGCTCGACCTGCCGGGCGGTGCGGTCGCACTCGGGGAAGCATGGTCGACCGCTGGCTGGCGGAGCGCGCGTTCGACGGATCCATCGGACCCGTGGGCGGTGCTCGCATCCGTCGAGGGTTCGGCTCTGCCCACCGGTGTCTCGCTCACCGCTGACGGCGGGCTGTCGATCGCGGGGCTGGAGTGGCTCGGGGCGCGCGTGTACGACCCTGCGGCGCGCGGCTTCCTGTCGACGGACCCACTGGCGCCCGTGCTCGGTGCCGCGTGGTCGGGGAACCCGTACTCGTACGCCGGGAACGACCCGATGCACGCGATCGACCCTCTGGGGCTCCGACCGGCGACGGACGAGGACCTGGCGGCGTACCGGGATGCGAACCAGGGAATCTTCGGAGCAGTCAGGGACTGGGCCGATGAGAACTCCGAGCTGATCTCGAACATCGCCATCGGTGTCGGCGTCGTCCTGGCGGTCGGGGCTATGTTCACCCCTCTGGGACCCGTTGTTGCGCTCGCTGTCGCGGCGGGTTCTGGAGCAGCGTTGGCCGGAGGTTTCTCCATCAAGAAGAACCGAGGAGCAGACGGGCGCGTCGACTGGGGCAAGGTTGGTGAGGACACTCTCGTCGGTGCAGCGGCCGGTGCCGCCGGCGGCGGCGCGGCGATAGGGCTTGCGAAGGCCGCGCCGGCCGCTTCGCTCGCGCTCGGGTCAGGTGCCAGGGGTGTGGCCTCTCAAGCGTTCTCGTCCGCAGGCCGTGGCGCGATCGCGTCTGGAACCTCAGGCGCTGTCAACAATGTCGGGGACTACTACTTCAACGACGACATCAAGGATAAGGACCCGCTCGGTTACGCAACGGCAGCCGCGACGGGGTTCGGCACCGGAGCAGCCTCCAGCATCGCTACGGGGCGTCTCTCAGGATCGTTCGTCAACAGCTTCGGGATCACGTCCACGGTCGGAAGGGAGCTAGCAGGCAACGCCGTCTCGAGCGGGGTCGGCGTGGTGTCGTCCGAGGTCAACGAAGCGATTCGACCTGGCGGGGACCCCTCGCTTGGAAACATCATCCAGACCTTCACAACCGGCGCAGCGCAGGGCGGTGACGGCCCGACGGTCGGAGTCCGTCGGAGATGGTGA
- a CDS encoding RNA degradosome polyphosphate kinase, protein MDTEPQLDGDSVAPDLDDFDEVVEIEHESLPSDRYFDRELSWLRFNQRVLELGEDRTQPLLERANFLAIFASNLDEFFMVRVAGLKRRIDTGIAVPTNVGRAPSDVLRDIARKAHELQDRHAAAFIESLKPDLDAAGIHIEHWSDLDEADRLRMREYFNDQIFPVLMPLAVDPAHPFPYISGLSLNLAVRVRNPKSQRQEFARLKVPQNFSRFIALPDDGSGRMRFIPLEDLIANHLDDLFPGMEVLEHHVFRVTRNEDVEIEEDEAENLIQALERELLRRRFGPPIRLEITEDMDPVTLDLLVRELDVTEQEVYRLPSPLDLGGLFEIAKIARPDLHYPRHVPTTPVQFQPGEPNTKPDLFRAIASRDVLVHHPYESFATSVQAFLEQAAADPNVLAIKQTLYRTSGDSPIVEALIDAAAAGKQVLALVEIKARFDEQNNITWARKLEKAGVHVVYGLVGLKTHSKLVLVIRQEGGTLKHYSHIGTGNYNPKTSRIYEDMGLFTADDTVGKDLTRLFNELSGYAIEKKFKRLLVAPLHLRKGLVKRIQAEAANARAGKPSGIRIKVNSMVDEQVIDALYLASQAGVPIDVWVRGICSLKPGIEGVSETIRVRSVVGRYLEHSRAFTFHNDGDPVVFIGSADMMHRNLDRRVEALVRLADPAHVAEVEEMFDLAMAESTSSWHLESDGEWTRHSTDPDGRPLDDVQNVLMRKISARKRSAR, encoded by the coding sequence ATGGACACCGAACCGCAGCTCGACGGCGACTCCGTCGCTCCCGACCTCGACGACTTCGACGAGGTCGTCGAGATCGAGCACGAGTCGCTCCCGTCGGACCGCTACTTCGATCGCGAACTGAGCTGGCTGCGCTTCAACCAGCGCGTGCTCGAGCTCGGTGAGGACCGAACGCAGCCCCTGCTCGAGCGGGCAAACTTCCTCGCGATCTTCGCGTCCAACCTCGACGAGTTCTTCATGGTGCGGGTCGCCGGCCTCAAGCGTCGCATCGACACCGGCATCGCGGTCCCGACCAACGTCGGCCGGGCCCCGAGCGACGTCCTCCGGGACATCGCGCGGAAGGCGCACGAGCTGCAGGACCGGCACGCGGCTGCCTTCATCGAGTCGCTGAAGCCGGACCTCGACGCCGCGGGGATCCACATCGAGCACTGGTCCGACCTCGACGAGGCTGACCGGCTCCGCATGCGCGAGTACTTCAACGACCAGATCTTCCCGGTGCTCATGCCACTCGCGGTCGACCCGGCGCACCCGTTCCCGTACATCTCGGGCCTGTCGTTGAACCTGGCGGTCCGGGTCCGCAACCCGAAGTCGCAGCGGCAGGAGTTCGCGCGCCTCAAGGTGCCGCAGAACTTCTCGCGCTTCATCGCGTTGCCCGACGACGGGTCGGGTCGCATGCGCTTCATCCCGCTCGAGGACCTCATCGCGAACCACCTCGACGACCTGTTCCCGGGGATGGAGGTCCTCGAGCACCACGTCTTCCGCGTGACCCGCAACGAGGACGTCGAGATCGAGGAGGACGAGGCCGAGAACCTCATCCAGGCCCTCGAGCGCGAACTGCTGCGTCGCCGCTTCGGTCCGCCGATCCGCCTCGAGATCACCGAGGACATGGACCCGGTGACCCTCGACCTGCTCGTGCGCGAGCTCGACGTCACCGAGCAGGAGGTCTACCGACTGCCGTCGCCGCTCGACCTGGGCGGACTGTTCGAGATCGCGAAGATCGCCCGCCCGGACCTCCACTACCCGCGCCACGTCCCGACGACGCCGGTGCAGTTCCAGCCGGGCGAGCCGAACACCAAGCCCGACCTGTTCCGCGCCATCGCCTCGCGCGACGTGCTGGTCCACCACCCGTACGAGTCCTTCGCGACGAGCGTGCAGGCGTTCCTGGAACAGGCCGCCGCCGACCCGAACGTCCTGGCGATCAAGCAGACCCTGTACCGCACTTCCGGTGACAGCCCGATCGTCGAGGCCCTCATCGACGCCGCCGCTGCGGGCAAGCAGGTCCTGGCCCTCGTCGAGATCAAGGCGCGCTTCGACGAGCAGAACAACATCACCTGGGCGCGCAAGCTCGAGAAGGCCGGCGTGCACGTGGTCTACGGCCTGGTCGGGTTGAAGACGCACTCGAAGCTCGTCCTGGTCATCCGGCAGGAGGGCGGCACGCTCAAGCACTACAGCCACATCGGCACGGGCAACTACAACCCGAAGACCTCGCGCATCTACGAGGACATGGGACTGTTCACCGCGGACGACACCGTGGGCAAGGACCTCACCCGTCTGTTCAACGAGCTGTCGGGCTACGCGATCGAGAAGAAGTTCAAGCGTCTGCTCGTCGCACCGCTGCACCTCCGCAAGGGGCTCGTGAAGCGGATCCAGGCCGAGGCTGCGAACGCCCGGGCGGGCAAGCCGTCCGGCATCCGGATCAAGGTCAACTCGATGGTGGACGAGCAGGTCATCGACGCGCTCTACCTCGCGAGCCAGGCCGGTGTACCGATCGACGTCTGGGTCCGTGGCATCTGCTCCCTGAAGCCCGGCATCGAAGGGGTCAGCGAGACGATCCGAGTGCGGAGCGTCGTCGGCCGGTACCTCGAGCACTCGCGGGCCTTCACGTTCCACAACGACGGCGACCCGGTCGTGTTCATCGGCTCGGCGGACATGATGCACCGCAACCTCGACCGCCGGGTCGAGGCGCTGGTCCGGCTCGCCGATCCGGCCCACGTGGCCGAGGTCGAGGAGATGTTCGACCTCGCGATGGCGGAGTCGACGAGCTCGTGGCACCTGGAGTCCGACGGCGAGTGGACGCGCCACTCCACGGACCCGGACGGCCGCCCGCTCGACGACGTGCAGAATGTGCTCATGCGGAAGATCTCGGCCCGGAAGCGCTCGGCTCGGTGA
- a CDS encoding phosphate ABC transporter substrate-binding protein PstS encodes MNIKRIGSIAAIAIAGAVVLSSCAANEGGSGESAAPTSSSGTDYSKLSGTLTGSGSSAQQTAEATWAANFQNVASGVTVNYSPDGSGAGRKNFISGAADFAGSDAALKDEELSGSFDLCQDKAIDIPVYISPIAIAYKVEGVSDLTLDAKTIAGIFSGKITKWNASEIADLNKGVDLPDANITVIHRSDDSGTTQNFSEYVSANASDVWTEEPSQTFPYQVGDSAKGTSGVASAMASASNAITYIDDSGAGDLDKAKLMVGDKATEISAEGAAKVVADSETVSGREENDLAIDINRKDTAEGAWPLVLVSYAIACQEYKDADKGELVKGYLDYVVSQDAQEAAAKEAKSAALSSDLSEKAAKAVASIK; translated from the coding sequence GTGAACATCAAGCGAATCGGTTCGATCGCAGCGATCGCGATCGCCGGCGCCGTCGTGCTGTCCTCCTGCGCGGCGAACGAGGGCGGCAGCGGCGAGTCCGCAGCGCCGACCTCGAGCTCGGGCACCGACTACTCGAAGCTCTCGGGCACGCTGACCGGCTCCGGCTCGTCGGCGCAGCAGACCGCTGAGGCCACCTGGGCTGCGAACTTCCAGAACGTCGCCTCCGGCGTGACGGTCAACTACTCGCCGGACGGCTCCGGCGCCGGCCGCAAGAACTTCATCTCGGGTGCCGCGGACTTCGCCGGCTCCGACGCGGCGCTCAAGGACGAGGAGCTCTCGGGCTCGTTCGACCTGTGCCAGGACAAGGCCATCGACATCCCGGTCTACATCTCCCCGATCGCCATCGCCTACAAGGTCGAGGGCGTCTCCGACCTGACGCTCGACGCGAAGACCATCGCGGGCATCTTCTCGGGCAAGATCACCAAGTGGAACGCCTCCGAGATCGCCGACCTGAACAAGGGTGTCGACCTGCCGGACGCGAACATCACCGTGATCCACCGCTCCGACGACTCGGGCACCACGCAGAACTTCTCCGAGTACGTCTCGGCGAACGCGTCGGACGTCTGGACCGAGGAGCCGAGCCAGACCTTCCCGTACCAGGTCGGCGACTCGGCCAAGGGCACCTCGGGCGTCGCCTCGGCGATGGCCAGCGCCTCGAACGCCATCACCTACATCGACGACTCGGGCGCCGGTGACCTCGACAAGGCCAAGCTCATGGTCGGCGACAAGGCCACCGAGATCTCGGCCGAGGGCGCTGCCAAGGTCGTCGCGGACTCCGAGACGGTCTCGGGTCGCGAGGAGAACGACCTCGCGATCGACATCAACCGCAAGGACACCGCCGAGGGTGCGTGGCCGCTGGTCCTCGTCTCCTACGCGATCGCCTGCCAGGAGTACAAGGACGCCGACAAGGGTGAGCTCGTGAAGGGCTACCTCGACTACGTCGTCTCGCAGGACGCGCAGGAGGCCGCCGCGAAGGAGGCCAAGTCGGCCGCCCTCTCCTCCGACCTGTCGGAGAAGGCCGCGAAGGCCGTCGCCTCCATCAAGTAA